The following coding sequences lie in one Musa acuminata AAA Group cultivar baxijiao chromosome BXJ1-8, Cavendish_Baxijiao_AAA, whole genome shotgun sequence genomic window:
- the LOC135583208 gene encoding MADS-box transcription factor 50-like isoform X1, protein MVRGKTEMKRIENATSRQVTFSKRRSGLLKKAYELSVLCDVEVALIIFSSRGKLYEFSSSSMQSSLERYREYSREDTSSTIMEEDTEQWKHEAACMSKKIEHLEASKQKLLGEKLESCSFDELNELEGKIEQSLRNIRGRKYHLLKEQISQLKEKESSLVKENALLREKCKRLPQLPSAASKGVPPFGTLGQHTEVETELRIGFPGRGTH, encoded by the exons ATGGTGAGGGGGAAGACGGAGATGAAGCGGATAGAGAACGCGACGAGCCGGCAGGTGACCTTCTCGAAGCGCCGGAGCGGGCTGCTGAAGAAGGCCTACGAACTGTCCGTGCTTTGTGACGTCGAGGTCGCGCTCATCATCTTCTCTTCCCGGGGGAAGCTGTACGAGTTCTCCAGCTCCAG CATGCAAAGCAGCCTTGAGCGTTATAGAGAATACTCCAGAGAAGATACTAGCAGCACTATAATGGAAGAAGATACTGAG CAGTGGAAGCATGAAGCAGCATGCATGTCAAAGAAGATTGAGCATCTTGAAGCCTCTAAGCA GAAGCTTTTGGGTGAAAAATTAGAGTCATGTTCATTTGATGAGCTAAATGAATTAGAAGGTAAGATAGAACAGAGCTTGCGTAACATCAGAGGAAGAAAG TATCATTTGCTGAAGGAGCAGATTTCACAGCTTAAAGAAAAG GAGAGTTCCTTGGTGAAGGAAAACGCATTACTACGTGAAAAG TGCAAGCGACTGCCTCAGCTGCCATCTGCTGCTTCCAAGGGAGTTCCGCCATTTGGCACACTCGGCCAACATACTGAGGTGGAGACAGAGCTGCGCATTGGATTTCCAGGAAGAGGGACGCACTGA
- the LOC135583208 gene encoding MADS-box transcription factor 50-like isoform X2 translates to MVRGKTEMKRIENATSRQVTFSKRRSGLLKKAYELSVLCDVEVALIIFSSRGKLYEFSSSSMQSSLERYREYSREDTSSTIMEEDTEWKHEAACMSKKIEHLEASKQKLLGEKLESCSFDELNELEGKIEQSLRNIRGRKYHLLKEQISQLKEKESSLVKENALLREKCKRLPQLPSAASKGVPPFGTLGQHTEVETELRIGFPGRGTH, encoded by the exons ATGGTGAGGGGGAAGACGGAGATGAAGCGGATAGAGAACGCGACGAGCCGGCAGGTGACCTTCTCGAAGCGCCGGAGCGGGCTGCTGAAGAAGGCCTACGAACTGTCCGTGCTTTGTGACGTCGAGGTCGCGCTCATCATCTTCTCTTCCCGGGGGAAGCTGTACGAGTTCTCCAGCTCCAG CATGCAAAGCAGCCTTGAGCGTTATAGAGAATACTCCAGAGAAGATACTAGCAGCACTATAATGGAAGAAGATACTGAG TGGAAGCATGAAGCAGCATGCATGTCAAAGAAGATTGAGCATCTTGAAGCCTCTAAGCA GAAGCTTTTGGGTGAAAAATTAGAGTCATGTTCATTTGATGAGCTAAATGAATTAGAAGGTAAGATAGAACAGAGCTTGCGTAACATCAGAGGAAGAAAG TATCATTTGCTGAAGGAGCAGATTTCACAGCTTAAAGAAAAG GAGAGTTCCTTGGTGAAGGAAAACGCATTACTACGTGAAAAG TGCAAGCGACTGCCTCAGCTGCCATCTGCTGCTTCCAAGGGAGTTCCGCCATTTGGCACACTCGGCCAACATACTGAGGTGGAGACAGAGCTGCGCATTGGATTTCCAGGAAGAGGGACGCACTGA